Proteins co-encoded in one Papaver somniferum cultivar HN1 chromosome 5, ASM357369v1, whole genome shotgun sequence genomic window:
- the LOC113282298 gene encoding uncharacterized protein LOC113282298 has product MEMESSLRMVPCKYLAGTISVQYRLRRNPNSHSRKDLTIQDTDQYHNLALTATFIAPKGNGAIQFSRTVKDWSYLNETVVFVIHVIRILQVKIGFWIICSGVSLPRVIKPNQPENM; this is encoded by the exons ATGGAGATGGAATCGAGCTTACGGATGGTACCCTGCAAATATCTAGCTG GTACGATTTCTGTCCAGTATAGGTTACGGAGAAACCCTAATAGCCATTCAAGAAAAGATCTCACAATTCAG GATACAGATCAATACCATAATCTTGCATTGACGGCTACTTTTATTGCTCCAAAAGGAAATG GTGCAATACAATTTTCTAGGACAGTTAAAGATTGGTCATACTTGAATGAAACTGTAGTGTTTGTAATCCATGTTATCAGGATTCTGCAGGTAAAAATAGGCTTTTGGATCATATGCTCTGGTGTTTCCTTG CCACGGGTTATCAAACCAAATCAGCCAGAGAATATGTGA